GGTTTCTAGCCTTTATCAATCGTTGAAAAAGCGAAATGTGGACAAGTGAAATTTCTTGTCGTCTGGGTACCTAGTTCAGCTCAGCGGTAGTGGTATAACCAAATCTGTGTATTGTCTCGTAAGctatttttgcagtttgttgCTAAATTTTCTAACATAATAACCTCACCTAAATCTTCCACCTAATCCAAATCAATTTCACTTGAACCTTAGTCCAAATCCTAGATGCTGTGGAGCATTATCCAGGATACAAGTAAAAGTTAGTAGGAATGTTAGACATTATAGTGCAATTTTGTCTGAATATGTGCCATTGATTGaggtatttaaataattttctcAAACCCATATTATAACTTGGGAAATATTTCAATGAGGATTTAGTTTAATCTGTGTTTGCTTCAGAAACGCAAGCATTTTTGCCCTGTTAGCagttgtaacaatggacttCTAGCAGATCCTAATAAGAAAACAAACCACTTCTTTCTAACGCAAAGATTGATTTGTTAGTGTTGCGCAAACACGGGGACTAGTAGGTCAAGTAGATCATTAATCCAACACAGATTTACAGCAGTTCGACGATGGGCATGAAACCTACAAGTAAGGTTTTAGTGCCAGGTTTAGATACTATAtcacaaatgttttttcagAGTTTTGATCCATTTCAAATGCGTTGTGGTAAAGGTTTTAGCTTTAAGGTAAAATAACAAggttttaaacttaattttttacagGATTCCACAACGGCGTTTACTTGTCATAGGAATGTCTAAAAGTAGGGTGAATTTAAGCACTACCGCTGTATGTGTTAACTTTTCACAGCAATCTTGCTTGCACGCGAAGTAATACAGTACCATGGAGCCTGACACATCAACTGGTTACGACATCTACAACACTGAAATTTATACTGACGTTGTCGGCAATATTTCAGGTAAGAACCTGTTTATAGGTAGTAATTTTAAATCACTATCATTACAGAGAGGAAATAGGTGATAGAAATTGCACGCTCGAAGATACttaaattttcagttttaaaattttcagcaaCTGAAAATAGTTTAAGTTTTTTGGTTACGTCGATTTGTGCGAAGGCTGCATTGTTGGCAACGTTTGCTTAACATAATTGATTTGTCATCATGGCGGAACTGACATACGATCACGCTTCAATTAATTGTTGCCCACAAATACCCTTTACAACAGCGTCGTGATATGACGCCCAACATACGTCAAAACGAAATAACAACAACGTCACTTTGCCATACCacatttttggtgtttctCCTGTCTGAATGACTTTCTTTGTAACGACAAGGCTCAGTTGAACCACATAAAAGTAGATTGGAGTATACATTTAATCTGTTCACTTGAAATGACATCGCGATGCACTCATTTTTATAGATAGGCAAACTTCGCACTTTAAATGACATACTATGACATACGATGAATAATATTAACATATCTTTTTGGCTGAAaacttgcaaatttttaagcatACAAAAACAACGTAGCCGTGATGAAGGCAACCAGCATCCACTTGAGTTATCAAAATGTTGCCGCTTTATACACCAGAATACCGGTTCCAAATTTGCTCACAAAAGCGATGTTTTTTCGCCATGGTCAAGTTATCAAAAACTTAACAACATATTCGATCGTGTTTATACAAGGAAATCTTGTGAATGAGATTTGCATCAATATGTCACGTCTgccttgttgttgttgctctCCGCCTTTTCGAGAGTTCTCGTTTATCTTGCCGAACCATTAACCCTAATCGGCTCTTCGAGATAAACGTTTTGCTGCATAATTTTGCCGTGAAATGTGTACCTTGTACACATTTTTGTGTGGCAAGATTTTAGCCTTGGGCCCTAACAAGCTTATCGTATAAAATATAATCTCAAAGATATTTCGTACTTTCGTTCAAACCTTCTTTAAAATTGCGTTTTGCCATTTAGGGAAAATAACAGCCAGATGTGGAAGGAAAAGGTAAAAGTTGGGCTTAATTGTGAGACACagtgatttttgaaaaaaactaagGCGCATAGGCGCAGTTCGATCTTATCACAGACAGACTTGTTTATTTGAAGACAACGCGCGTATTACTGTCGTGACATTTGATATAAGTTACATGTTAGGTTATAGGGTGCTTATCACTGAATCTTTTTTGATAAGCAAGAATCTACTAATACGTTCccttttgtatttatttgccAACAGCCAGTGTTCATTGCTCTGTATGTTGTAGACGATTTATGAAACgtcgtttttatttaaattagaaACTCATCATTTCGCCTAGATGTTGCGTTGCCATTAGCTTGGGAGAAAACTGCGCAAAcactgaaaatgtttttaaataccATTATCAATGGTGTTTGCCGATGCAGCGGACGAAGTGGTACACGGTTCTGGCACAGGAACAGCGAGCCTAGCACGAATTAGCAAACTTTGCAAAGAACAATGCTATAAGCATTTGACAATTGCTAAGTTACATTTCAATGAGCGGATTTGCCGATCTATCATCATTGACTCACGTTCAAATTGCCATATGGGCGACTATCCTTCCGTTTTTGCGATTCAATgttgaaagaattttttccTGAAACTACAATAAACAATCCGTTAAGAACGATTTGTATGCGACATCAATCTTGTCGTTTGGTTtaatattgcaatttttttcctATTTGAGCGCTTAACTTATAGTGCCAACAAGGACCAGTTATATGTTGGCTTTATTAGCCAATTTGTTTCTGATGACAGCACAGCTTTAATTGAAACGGTTCTTGTTTAGCAGTGTTTGCAAAACTGTTGTTTACCTCCCCAAGGTAAAAATAAAGCTATGAGTTATTTGGGAAAGTTACCCAGTGTAGTTGCTCGCAGATTTCTAGAAATAGTTTGTCATTGTTCTGCGTATTACTGTAACAACCGTCTTGCTTTACATTAATTGACATTGTCAAACATGATGAACTACAAGTCAACCTGGCTTCAAAACGCGCCGTTTGGTAATTGGCCACATCACTATGCGAGAAAAGGTAATATTGATTGCTTTTGCtgaatttcttttctattCTTAAATGTTAATAGAAACTGTGAAATTTTGCACTGTCGGTGCGTGGTCCGTAGGGTCTGTTGTACACGCAGTGTCACGCAGAGTGATAGCAAGAAATCTTCTTTCTATGCTCATATGACAATGTTTTGATTTGTTAATGAAATACCTGACAATAAAAAAGTTCCGCCAAGTCTTTTGTCTATTTGTCTGGTCTAAATAACATGTTGCAAAATCGCGAGAAGGTTGTTGATGGATTGCTATGGTTTATTTATATagctgtttatttttattgagtACTATATTTTACATACGTTTGTTAAAAGTTTGCTAATTCAGGAAATGTACGCCTTCTTCCCCCACATTGTTTCTTCGGTTAACACACATTCCCCCTTTTTTCTCTTGGGCTTCTTGTACAGCTAAACTAATTCTAAAGACCTTGAGGGCAAGTTTTATTGTCACTCTgcaacttatttttttaatgttcTAATTACCTCACGATGTACGTATCGGTATATGATGGAGCAAAAGTCATCTTAGTGATCAGACTAAAcgacaataaaataaaaaacaacatctCATTATTGCagcaaacacaaaacatttttacgcGTCGATTGTTTCGCGGTACCTTGATAAGATATCGTTTAGTTTAAGAATTATTTCTTGAATCCACTTTTTACAGATTCTCCATCATCACTCGCAGGCGACGTGAACAATTCTGTAACCGGTTATCCATTTGATGCAGTTTCTGGAGGCTCGCCAGGCTTGAATGTTGGTTGCGTCAACGATCATTCTATGAACGTTTTACCGATCGACAGCAGACAGCAGGCCGGGACGATAGCTAACGAACGTAATGTTAGTCCAAATTCTATCATCGGTGATTCGGAAGGTACTCGAAGCTGTAAGTCTTTCGTCGAATTTTCGTTGAGTTTATTTCGCCCGGTGAAGTTGCGGAAGCCACGTTTTACCCGGTATAATGAGTATAATTTGGCTTTTGCAAAGTCGTTTTTGTGTGAAAATGAATTCTTTCGAGTAGTAGATTTTGGCGTCATGTTTCATAAGTAAACCTTTGTtatttcacaagaaacttAAAAGTATTCATCAGCGTCCAACTAACCAAATGGTGAAATACCTTCGCGGTCTTACCCGTGCATTTTTTCCTTGGCATAACCTGAGTTTGAACTCGGCCTTATTTTAAGCTAAGCTTTATGTCAGACTACATCACAATGCTGATATCCAGTCAGGTATTAGTGAAcagtaaaaattaacaatcTCAGCAGACTGTGCTATTTGCGGCGACCGTGCAACAGGAAAACATTATGGGGCTAGCAGTTGTGATGGTTGCAAGGGTTTCTTTCGAAGAAGTGTGAGAAAGAATCACCAATATCAATGCAGGTTTGTCAGCTTTATTGTTTTCGTTAGCTCGGTTCTGGTAAAGTACTTTTTGTTATCATCTGTCTTCATGTTGTTATCTTCTTATTGTTACTAATGGTCTTCTGTTAAATTGCTAAGCGATATATTTTAAGTCTAATGTCGAAACACCTCACAGGTTTAGCCGAAACTGCACTGTGGATAAGGATAAGCGAAATCAGTGCAGATACTGTAGATTAAGAAAATGCTTTCGGGCGGGGATGAGAAAAGAAGGTGATGAGCTGTAAATGgagttatttttgtatttttctccGTTTAGCTTGATTATAAATGATTTTTTCACCAGCCGTCCAGAATGAGAGAGACCGTATCAGTACCAAAAAATCCAGCATGGATGATTCAGCGTCACTTTCAGTTACGACTTTGTTGAATGCTGACACCATGTCAAGACAGGTATTACTCTTTTGTTTATCCAGGAATCGTTGTACTGACGTTTCATtagttaaatattttctaattGTTAACGGTTATCGGTGACCCGTTCCACGTAATAAAGGAAACTTTAGTTTCCATGTAGTGGGTTTGGGCGTAATCCTTTCTTTGGATTTTGACTTTTGTGATTATTATCTGTCACATGTATGGACACCAATGGTTCTAAATTTTTTGGGCGTTTATTTGATTCTGAAAGTGATTTCTGGTCAGTTAAGTTTGTGATACAAAAAGAAATGtctgttttaaaaagtttatctgttcaaaaaatatgttccaACAAATCGCCTTCCTTGCACTGCCATCAATGTAGAAAGTAACTGACAAAAGCGACAAAAGTCCACGACCTGACATGTGTCAGTTACTTCGTCCACTTTGTTCATACTTGTATGAATTAAAGCACGATGGTTGATGGTGCGGTAATCCGAATCCTAACAAATTCATTCATCTCGAAATTATTATTTCACTTCTAGCCTTTAATTACTTCCGGAGGCGATCTTGATGCCAGCGCAGTAGAAAACAAGAAGATTGCTTCGGTGAATGATGTGTGCGATTCAATGCGGCAACAACTGTTGGTGCTTGTGGAGTGGGCCAAATATATACCCACATTTTCCGATCTGCCTTTGGATGACCAGGTATTCGAGGatatattattaaaattagTGAGTCtaagttaaccaagaaaacgTGTTTGCAGGAAGTTTGATAAtatctattttttgtttttcattttgttctgACTATCTCGGTTTAAAGCTCGACAGAAAGTTACGGAAACTTGGAAACTCCAGTAAACCTTTAATTCAACTTAATTTCACCTAGTTCCACGGACAAAAAAGTGcttattttacatattttcaacGGTATTGAGGCCATTGGAGCTGTGAATAAGTTCTTTGGGTCCAGGATACTTAACAGTCTCTGTTAAATTGATGCTCTTATCTGATTAAACCTTCAGCGCGTTTTGCAAACAATACTGACTCCTGATAGTGTGGTTTGGTCTTGTGGCACGTGGTAACGAACCGTCTTCAGCACCTAGTGTTATCGTTATGTCAGTGGTGTGAACCCGTTCCGTTTCAGTTTATTATTGCATGATCTTTTCTAGGTTGCCCTGCTACGAGCTCATGCGGGAGAAAACCTTTTGATGGGAGTGGCGAAGCGCTCTCTTCCGTTTAGAGATATTCTGTTGTTGGGAAATGATTTTATAATCCCAAGGTATAGTATCAGtttagttttttatatttttgatttgaagGTTTGAAGTTAAATATACTTTAGCTCACACTTTCAAATTGTTAATTAAGTCTCAGGTTGTCTAACCCTGTATTTTAGGCATTGCCCTGAGGTTGAAATCAACAGGGTGGCTGTCCGTATCCTTGATGAACTGATCAGACCTTTAAACGACCTTGCACTCGATGACAATGAATATGCCTGTCTGAAAGCTATAGTGTTCTTCGATCCCGGTAAAATGTTTTGACCGAACTACGTGAAGAGAGAAACCAAATATCGCCATTAACTGCACTATGTTGGTTTAGCTTTCTGCTCATGTATGATTTtatcatttcttttgttttagatGCGAGGGGTCTTAGCAATCCCGGAAAAATAAAGGCAATGAGGTCGCAAGTAATGTGTAATCTTGAAGATTATATTAACGATAGACAGTACGACTCGCGAGGCAGGTCAGTTTCACTGGTGTATAATTTAGAATCCGTAATTATACATCGGTTTCCTCTTTGCTGATTTTATTGCCCGGCTCATAAACTATAGTGGAAACGCCTGTTTTACGTAACATGTACAATATATCTACATAGCCCAATAATAAAGTGTGTCATGCGTCAAAAACTATGTTTTGCAGGTTTGGCGAAATATTGCTTCTCCTGCCAACTTTACAAAGCATAACTTGGCAGATGATTGAACAGATTCAGTTTGTCAGACTCTTTGGTGTAGCTCGCGTTGACAATCTTCTTCAAGAAATGCTGCTTGGCAGTACGCTAAGTTTTTACTTTCCGTTGTTGAATTATTGTATAATCCAGGACTAATTAATTTCTTATGGTTAAAAAAATGCTGATAATTTCTTTGTGTAAGTGGACAAATTATTAAATGTCTGATTGCTGAATTAAATTTAGGCGCAAACGAAAATCAAGTAAACGTGGTTTCAACAGCAACGGCGCCTTTATGTGGAACCGGTCCCGTTCCAACTTACACTTCCCATCTCAATATAATTCCGACCACAAACGGATTCGGCTCAGGATCTCACGTAATGTCGCTTGGTGTGTCTGAAGATGTCAAGCCGATTTTCAGTAACGGTCCCAGCGCGCCCATTTCCCCTAATAGCATGCCACAACACGCTATTGATCAAGATTACAAACTTGCTCAAATGGGCATGGAAGTCGACCCGGTGTTGTTGGATGTTCAGCCGAAGTCTGAAATGGTGTAAAGGGACAAGTATTCATGAGATTTTGTTTCTATCTTGAATGTTATTGTGCAATTGCGCCAGTTCGTTTGTTACAGTTTGATTGCTTGAGAACTGTTTTGCCGACGAATTAGTTATTTGGCAGGGCATTCACTCGTTTTCGTCGTGGTTACCATCGCTTTTGGTTGTTAACTCTTTTCTGACTTGCGTTTGGTTCATTTTGTGAACTAGTTTTTTGGTTGTTGACCTAGTAGCGATGTGATTTATCTGATTCTGCCTTTTGTAtggttttgttatttgttttacCCGTCCTGTTAAATTTCGTCCTGGTTATGTTTCATTTATGGTCGTATTAGTAATGAAAGCTCatcttaaaaataataatgttcGTTTTAGTTCAGTGTATAAGTGAGTTACAGAAATTGTGGAATTTATAAGATACGACCCTTTATGGAAGTTGTGCTTAAAAATGTGTGTTACTTCACCTACCAATTTATTAGCGGTGTTGCATTGCGAACTTATGGTATAAGAACTTTTGTGCCTTATAGACAACGTCTTTCGAATTGAAATAATTGTGTTAAACTGATTCACTTAAGGTTTTTTTGAGTTTGtttgccaaacttttttcatattACAAAATTGAACTCATTTTATTGCTCATATATTACATTCTTCGCTCTTATAAAGAATTTTTTCGGAGAACTTTATGCTTTGTTGTATATCGTAAGTACCTGCCCGTTTAAATTGTACAGTCGTCGTTCCATGGCTGAATTTGGTTAGAGTCTTAATGTgtggaattgttttatttttcttagcTCATTATTATACAGCTTTTATGAAGATACAGGCCGTAATATAGCAACGTTATTTGGCAGAATGGCCCACGTTTTGTCAACGGCTTGTTTTTTCTGCCAATTAAGTATCAAAGTGAAAACTATGCGACTGGAAGCAATTCTGTAAATTACTCCATTTTGAGTTTTGCTGATTGTTTTAGGTGCTACTACCTTGATATCACTTTTGTTTTCCTTGTTTCGCACTCTATTAGTATGCACTGGGTTATATTGTATTCattaatttctatttttgcttgttttgttaCTAATTCAGTGCGTGGAACATGATCGTGGGCTTTTGTTCACTTGTATAGCGTTTTGACATATCTTTCTGCAgactaaaataattaattcgtTGGTAGTGCAATTTTTCCAATAACATACAACTGTATAAGCTGTATATTGTCTTCTGATCATACACTACAGTTACAGCAAAACGAAAAATAGAGCCAATATACTGTTGCTTCCGCTCAAAATAGCAGGAAGCCTACATCTGTTGGATGAGCAAGTTAACAGGAGTTGTAAAGAAAGCCTCGACAAACGTCGCATTGGAAGCAAGTGTAAAACGTCATGCGATAAATTACAGTTTACAGCTTTAACTGGCAAGTTTCTCTGAGAAGTAGCCGAACGCTCTTTTTGCGGAAGTAGTTTTGTGCGTGAATGTCGTTCAAGGCATCGTATTTGGGAATGACAGGTTTGTGTGAGGTTTTCCTCGCATCACTTCTGATGCAATCGACGACAAACCTGGTGATAAAAATTGCGCTTAAAACGTTTCTTGTTACGAAAAAGTTAAGGTCAAAACTGTGTTCTATTTGACAGTTTGCACTGAAATGCTATGTTATCATAACACCAATAGAAATGCAAACATGACCTACTGCATGTATAAGGTAATGTTTATGCAGACGAAATATACGCAACACATATTGTACTTGCCATATTACCGTAATAAGCCAACAAGTGACCACTTACAGTTGTTACGGTATCTACACATCTTCCATAAAGTGCGTGTTATGGACAACTTATTGAAACTTTTACCTGTTTTCCCGTTTAATCAAGTCTAACTTGGCGGGTGTTCCTGGTGCTCTTCGTCGAAAAGATAATTTGTAGCTCGGCAAAGATGCGGGTGGTAGCAGGTTACCCTGGAACAGCAGTGTTTTGCATAAGATTAagtgtatttatttttcatcgaTCATTTCCTCACCTTTTGGATGACTGCCGACCTTTTCAACATATCTTGTACTGCGGGTTGCCGAAAGTAGCTCTGGGCGTGAGGGTCGTTGAATGCATTGTATGACGGAACAACGTTACTGTTGTGGACGTTTTCGTGAACGCCGTCCAATATGAATTGTTTTCTAGACCATAAACAAGTATTGTGTCATATAAACTAAACGCACTGCAAACTGTTGAATTCCATTCGATCGCTAAACTCTGGCACATTTCTGGTTTACGACAGCtataatgttttgtgtttgagAAAAGTAACCTATGCATTAAATTTATTATCgttttaaatgttatttttttttacttcaaattTATTCCCTTGGTGTAGTTTTTCCCTTTTGACATGATATTTTCGGATTTAAAATTCTCATGGCGTTGTAATCTTTATCTTATACAACGATTACCAGACTTTTGAAAATACAGGCTATATCTGAAACTACTTTGTAGTTTTATCGTTatcaagcaaaaataaaacatttagtTTTTTGGCTATGATATGGCCAGAAGGATGTTATCGAATGGTTTTAGAACTTATTTCAAAGTATGTTTGTCTTAGGCCTAATCAGGCTTGTGATAGCTACAACGCATTTTATATACAGTAGGCAACGTATCGGCTATTTGTAATTTCGCAATGAAATGAtcttacttttttatttgtttagtaGTAGCAGTTTCTTTTCCCACACTTTTTCTCTGTAAATTTGTAGCCATAAGAGGGGACATTGTTGTATAGTAAGTATATTTTTTCTTCCGTTCAGCTTCCGACAGCTGTTTGGTCATACTCAGCAGAAACAGAACCTAAAtcgttttgtaaaaaatattaaagtagCATGTATACACTTTAGGCTTAGATTGCGTCAAAATGCTATAGACCATACAAGATCATtttactctaataaaactgaactgaaaataacgaaactgacctttttctaaatttattgactaaaatttagcacaaaacGTTTGCAAGCCTTCTGAAACGTTAAACAgaattttgcttaattttttatttatgattcACCATTTCATTTAATCGTTGCTTAcattacataaaaatttatattagGCTATACATTCCTTAAAAATATATAGCCTAACCCGgcaaaaagttattttgctaCGAAATTCGCTTGCTACGaaagacaaaattttgtgtatTGTGAATAGCAATTCTATCGCGGAACGCTGAATTTTCATACACAGCAACAAAAAGTAATTATattaatgaataaaaattCTACCGTACATTACGtgctaatatttttgttaataaaagcattaaatttaactaaacatcAACTATTTCTTAAAGCTAGATATTTCGTAATAGTGTTTATAAATTATGGTTATAAAAGGAATATTGCTtataaacatgtttatttgttgaaaataaacgTCTGCTCCGTAATAATTATCATAAAATCACTTGTGTTGATCGTTCAAGTATTGCATATAATattagttaaaaagttttctcGTAAATGTTTGTTACAACCTCTGAACTTCATTCGTTGATATTGCTACATTATTCCTTAGTCCTACATGCACGCTCCTTAACATGTACTTTACTTTCTCTTGTCAAAAACTTAATTTGATTTGTAATAATTTCCTAATCACATGCTATGCCTGGCAGCGTATCAAAAGCCCATGAAATGTTATCTTGGATGTGGTATACCTGGTCACAAAATTTGACGCTCATCTTATTATTACTTTCTGATGAGAGGTGACCTTAAAACAATTGTCAAATCGTCACAAGCGCATCGTGTTTGGAAAGCTCTTGTCACACGATAAACTCAATACAATGACAACAAAGCTGTATTAATTACAGTGGAATACGGCGCCATTCTAAGAGTTTGACCCCGGTTGTTGGATTGCTATAGCCCTGATGTACCTTGTGTGGCTGGgcgttgtttttatttaaagaaaattaaaacgttCAGTTTACAGTGTAAATATAAGAAgtttaaagcatttttaatgtttgttatACAAACGAAGAACAAGGTACAAAGAAGACTACACAATGTATCCGCTGCATAAGTATCAACCTACACCTTTCGGAACATACTTTCTCTATTTGAATAATAAATTCGAAAGGTAAAGTATAGAAAACGCTTATAATAACATTGCGTATAGTATAGGTACAGAGAAAAGGGGTGGTTGTTTTCGTGCTTCAACATTGAACAatcttaaattaaacatttgctggtagatttttattattattactgtataTCAAGTTTCCTAACGTGTTTGGTTATACATAATTCATCTTTtatcttttatatttttatcgtTGTTGCAATTAACTTGAGACTAAGACATTTAGTTCTTTGTTACTATACTTGAGTGTTTAGAATTGTTTacctttttgaattttatgtGAATGCATTTGTTAATAGTTACCATTATGCAGttatcttaaaatttctttaaatcaaagtaTTAATTACCATTGGCTACCATTCATGTGCTATAATTCGGACCTGATTATTACGGAAGCaagtttttttggaaattaCTTTACAGAATTGACGCCTTTAGCCTAATGTTTTTCCGTTTTATCATTATTGAATCAGGAATTATACTTAATGTGAGTATAAATCCCAAAAATGAGTGAGATGCTTCATATTTCAGAAAAAGTGTCCGATCTCTTTCTTCAAGCGATATTAAGGAAGCCAAGACTGAGAGGTACGTACAAATAGCCTATAGATACAGATCGCTATATAGTCGCAAGACATCTAGACGCCACAAAAGCTTGTTTCGGTAGCTATACCACGAATGCACGTTCAGGACTTTTATGATCTTATGTGTTTTTACTAACAGAGATAAAGATGCCAGCAAGCATCAGAAACAACCTGTACCTCGCCCTTACGATATAAGATATTTGAAACACAGTGGACAAACAGTGACTGGTATTTAATTATCTAAATGCAATTCTTTTTATAAGAAACTTACGATAGCAGCTTACATCCTATGGGTTAGTGTCTtgtcaattttacaaaaatggtTGAAGAAAACTTCTTACATATCCTTCGGTAATATGTAAACCTAAACTGTGCTTTGGAAGATTCGAGATTCATTTGAAGAAGAGTCGAACTCTCAATTttcagaaacaaaaatattctatGTGAAGTTGcttattttacatttaaaacaatgtAAAAGCCGTTTCAATTTAGTTCAAAAGAGGTTACTAAATTTTGGGTCATTCTTTTTCTGGCTACtatatttttaaagtaaataaattgttaaaagTTAGATAAGCTCTTGGtgtgttttacttttttatataCTGCATTTATACACAATCAGCTGCTACAACCAGCAAACTAATCGATCTTATAGAACCCCCTTCAAATGTCATTATTTTTGACGACGTCACGGGAGTAGAAGGGTCTGATCTCACGTTATCTACAACCTGGATCAAAGAAAGGCCTCATCATTGGaatcaaatattaaaaacatatGAAATAGAAAAGTAAGGAGATGACAGGGACATCTTTAATTGATATGCTAATATGATCTTCAATGAAGCAGACCGCTAAAACTTGTTGAGATCAATCTCATCCCCTTAATATTTACCAGTTTTATGTTCGTCATTTGTGTGCATATTTTACAGTCCCAAACTTACCAGCTCCCTATCAAAGCGATATCGATCAAAGACAGAGGATCTATCTTCTAAAAAAGAGATGGAAACCAAATTACGAGAATCACTAAAAGTGGACCGTCTTTTGAGAAAGCCAACTTTTAGTCTAACCACTGCACCAGTTAAATATTCAAAGGAGCCAATAAAAACTGCAATGAATGCCCTACAACTTCCTAAAATAAATGCAGATGATGGCAGAAACGAATTGTCGAAAGCACGGCTTGAAGCTATCCGCAAGCGGCGACGTAGAGCCCAAAAAATTATGAATCTTGTGTCCAAACGAGCTCAAATAGCTTCATTGAATGAACAACACACTCAAAAGGTGGTACAGACACCGAACTTTAAACATTCGCAACCTTTTCAGCAAACATCTATCAATACTGTTAAAACACAACAAAGAGACGAACCTGCTGTGGATTTGAAACGGGGTAAGAAACCGTAAATAGTAGCCAAACAACAGTTTATTACCTTAAAAATATGATAACCTTACTTTTGTCATGATTTTACAGAAAGTTGGAAAAGTTTTAATCATTACCCAAAAGTCCGAGAACCTAACATACAAGATTGGAATCCAAAAGAAGAACAGAAAGCCTTAAACTACGAAGTCCTCGGGAGAATTGCGGCTACAGTACCTTACAAATGGCAGTTGGCTGGCAAAGcagaaagcaacaaaaaaagCAATGCAGCCATtatgttaaacattttataacaCGCAGTTTGATCAATTTTTCGTCATAT
The Clavelina lepadiformis chromosome 4, kaClaLepa1.1, whole genome shotgun sequence DNA segment above includes these coding regions:
- the LOC143452232 gene encoding uncharacterized protein LOC143452232, whose product is MYPLHKYQPTPFGTYFLYLNNKFERKSVRSLSSSDIKEAKTERDKDASKHQKQPVPRPYDIRYLKHSGQTVTEPPSNVIIFDDVTGVEGSDLTLSTTWIKERPHHWNQILKTYEIENPKLTSSLSKRYRSKTEDLSSKKEMETKLRESLKVDRLLRKPTFSLTTAPVKYSKEPIKTAMNALQLPKINADDGRNELSKARLEAIRKRRRRAQKIMNLVSKRAQIASLNEQHTQKVVQTPNFKHSQPFQQTSINTVKTQQRDEPAVDLKRESWKSFNHYPKVREPNIQDWNPKEEQKALNYEVLGRIAATVPYKWQLAGKAESNKKSNAAIMLNIL